In the Populus trichocarpa isolate Nisqually-1 chromosome 1, P.trichocarpa_v4.1, whole genome shotgun sequence genome, one interval contains:
- the LOC7490758 gene encoding transcription factor bHLH52: protein MILSSMALSFCSNLGSSLQHHSLPELTAYPQGSVEIGNHELFGCNDNLMLSDSFINPLYDVEDQLFYSDSYTNLLPFFSSPSDNTSSLSPETSPLEDFESYACPKRQKLYTDHFNTKFATSFFEGYVPNPNPGPPEFLPEIPVLDPKFQVPTNFNVGRTESLMDSKKPSTGVSLSAQSIAARERRRKITEKTQQLGKLIPGGNKMNTAEMFQAASKYVKFLQAQIGILELTGTTQENREAMHTQELQTLVTSPTIQEKLYLEQKCLVPRDFVQTIANDCEIQAKPLNIVEEIDQEFLGEQFLG, encoded by the exons ATG attCTATCCTCCATGGCTCTGAGCTTCTGTTCAAACCTGGGATCATCACTTCAGCATCACAGCCTTCCAGAGTTAACCGCCTATCCACAAGGCAGCGTAGAGATAGGAAATCATGAGCTCTTTGGTTGTAATGACAACCTGATGTTGTCAGATTCTTTCATCAACCCTTTGTATGACGTTGAGGATCAGCTATTTTACTCAGATAGCTACACCAATCTCCTCccattcttctcttctccttcagATAACACAAGCTCTCTCTCCCCCGAAACCTCTCCTCTTGAAGATTTCGAGTCCTACGCATGCCCGAAACGCCAAAAACTCTACACAGACCATTTCAACACAAAATTTGCAACAAGTTTCTTTGAAGGATATGTGCCGAATCCCAATCCAGGACCCCCAGAATTCTTGCCAGAAATCCCAGTTCTAGATCCTAAGTTTCAGGTTCCAACAAACTTCAATGTTGGGAGGACTGAGAGTCTGATGGATTCAAAGAAACCAAGCACAGGAGTCAGCTTGTCTGCGCAGAGCATCGCTGCGCGTGAGAGGAGAAGGAAGATTACTGAGAAGACACAGCAGCTTGGAAAGCTGATTCCTGGTGGAAATAAGATGAATACTGCTGAAATGTTCCAAGCTGCTTCCAAGTATGTCAAGTTCTTGCAGGCTCAAATTGGAATTCTTGAACTCACGGGGACTACTCAG GAAAACAGAGAGGCAATGCATACTCAAGAACTTCAAACTCTTGTAACGTCTCCAACAATTCAAGAGAAGTTGTACTTAGAGCAAAAGTGCTTGGTTCCAAGAGATTTTGTTCAAACCATTGCCAATGATTGTGAGATCCAAGCAAAACCTTTGAATATCGTAGAGGAGATCGATCAAGAGTTTCTGGGGGAGCAATTTCTTGGATAG